The region TTATAGTGGTCGCTCTTATAGCGATAAGTGCTGTAGGTGCATGGGCGTACAATCAATTTGTAATGAAGCCGAAGCAAATAGAAGCTTTTTCAGAGACTACTGAAGCAAACAAGTATTATGATCTTGCGCTTAATTCTACTGGAAAAGAAAAGGACTCTTTATATAACGTTGCACTGCAAGGGGCAAATGGAAAATACGGTCTTCTTCAAATAGCTGAAGAATATAAAGGTACTGACGCAGGAAACCTTGCTACTTACCAAGCGGGAATGGCTTATCTTAACATAGGTGGTGATCAACTTCAAAACGCAATTGATTATTTAAAAGCATATGAAGGCGGAGACTCTGTTCTGAAATCTATAGCGCAAGCAGGAATAGGTGATGCCCTAGTACAAGCAGGACAAACTGGCGATGCTATTTCTTATTACATGGATGCAGCCAATACCAACCAGAATGAGTTTTCTACTCCTAAATACCTTCTTAAAGCGGCACAGGCAGCTATAACCACTGGAGATTACAGCACAGCAATTACTGCCTTAGAGCAAATTGAGGAAAAGTATCCAGATGCCGTTGAAGCAAAAACAGCACAAGTTCTTTTAGGACAAGCTCAAGCAGCTTCTAACTAATAACTCATGGCTACTGTAGGTAAAGATTTATCGCATTACGACAAGGAAAGTCTTCCAGACGCTTCACAGATGCGTATAGGTATCGTTGTTTCTGAATGGAACGACGATATCACTGAAAATCTTTTTAAAGGAGCCCAAGAGACCTTATTGGATTGTGGTATAGATGCAGATCGCATCTTCCGCATGGATGTTCCTGGTTCTTTTGAATTGATCTACGGATGCAAAAACATGCAGTATGCTTCTTATCCGGTAAAAAATAGTAAATTAAGAAAAGGCTTAGATGCTATAATTGCTATAGGTAATGTCATCCGTGGCGAAACAGCTCACTTTGATTTTGTATGCCAAGGTGTTACCAATGGCATCAAGGATTTGAATCTCAATAAATCTAGAGTTCCCGTTATTTTTTGCGTCTTAACAGACGACACTCATGCACAGTCGGTCGCTCGTAGCGGTGGCGTTCATGGTAATAAAGGTAGTGAAGCAGCCGTTGCATCGATTAAAATGGCTGCGATAAAGCAAGGCTTATAAATAAGCTATAGTATTAAAATATAAATCGGCTCACAAATTAAAGTTTGTAAGCCGATTTTTTTTATTTCAAGAGTATTTGAGAACCTTAGAAACGATACCTGCGCTTTGCAATGTAATGATGATCAACTATTACTTCACACAGCCTTTAGCTTTTGGCATAAATGACTTTTTATATACCTATTGCATTCCTATACTTCCTCTTAACAAAGAGCGTAGATGCAGCCAAATAAATCTTATTGTAACTCCTGAGCGCTTTAAAGAGATGCTCCTGCATGGCTTAAAAAAGTGCCCAAAGAGTCTTTTAAAATACTAAGAAGACCACTATTTCTTTCTCAGACCTATCAATTGATACACTCCTAAAACAACAAGTCCCGCAGCAAGAATCCATTGGTAACTTTCCACCTCTTTTTCTTGAACAAATTTATCGTACAACTTCCAAGCACCTATTGCTATAAATGCAATAGAAAGCAATAACGTATAATTGCGCTTATTTGAATTGGGTTCAGGCATCTTTTTGAGCAATTAAGGCATATACCAAGTACAGTCCATAAGCGACAATACCATAACCCAATACCAGCTGCCAGCCAGGCATCTCCTCTCCTAGGCCGTAATACCTATATAACCTGTAACTTCCAAAACCTATAAAAGCTGCTGCCATTAATCCGCCTAGAATCGGATTTCTTTTTCTTACTGCCATAATATTATTTTATAATGGTAAAGATAAATAAAAAGCGCTCCATAGATTCATCTAGGAGCGCTTCAAATAATGTCATGTAACGACCTGCTTAGGCGTTGAAATATTTAGAATTCCAGATAGCTGTATTAAAATTCTTTCCTGCTGCAAAAGAATAGTACAGCACCATACTTGCTATAGACTTAAACGTAAAAAAGAAAATCAGTAAAAACTCTACTCCTGTCGGGTTCTTTGAAAAGATACCGTTAGGAATTAAATAGGAAGCTAGTAAACTTACTAGAACAGTGGAAAATATGAGGTTTTCAAAACTTTTAAAATTCCATGCCCATATCTTTCTAAAGGCATTCAAATCATTTCCCCATTTGTGGATCAAATAGAAATACCCGTTCCCTATAGGCGCAAAAAGAAGTGGATCATCAGCATTTTCTAATTTGAACAATTTTGATGGTGCAACGATTTTAAAACCACGCATTTCTAAATCGTGGGCTTTTTCCATGTCTTTAATTTTCATCAAAGCTTCGTAAGGGATTTCGTTTTTGAAATATTTGGTGTCCAGAAATCTAAGACGATAAGTAACACAAATATCTCGTATTTGATCTACGTGATAAATACGATCTGTTTCTAAAAGGTCAATGTTAAAATGATTGCGAGGAGTAGGTTTCTGTGGGCTTTTCATACGCGCCATGATCTCATCTTCCTTGCGATCTTCTTCTTTTAGAATAGCCGTTACCTGATCAAGAATGTCGTTTCCTTTGAAAGCTTTAGCTTTAGACTTCTTGAGTTTATCTTCAATATTGGTGCGTTTCAACATAATTAGTGTCTGGTTAAACTTTTTAAATTCTAAGGAGCCGTTTTAAAATAAAAGCTCCAACACCCTATAGGTCGTAAAGGAGTTTTAATTATTTCAAAAAGAAGATGTTAAATTTTTTATTGCTTTCGCGAAAGCGAAACTGATCACCAGCTATATCAATACTTGTTGGAACCAGCAAGGGTTTTTCAAATACTGCTATTTCATTTGATCATAACGTTCTAAGAATAAATGTACTTATCCTTTAAAAAAACTAAAAGCTCTAGCTATTATCCAAAATATAAAAGGGAGTAAAAGAACTCGTAATCGATTCCATTAAAAAACAGGATTGTGCTTAATAACATACCAACTAACAAGCTAATAGTTAATACATATGTCCGTGTTAGATTCCTGAAATCATTACTAACTACCTAGTGATGATCCATAGAAGTTCTTAAACAAAATTTAAAATTGGCCTTAGCCCATTTTAAAATCTGAAAACCTATCGACAAAACGAAAATCGAGATTTTTCGTTTTGACAAATATTACCTCAACACGGCACCAGCTTGATTCTCTAGCTGCTGCTGTATCTTATTCATAGTCTTATCAATTTGCTTATCAGTAAGTGTTTTGCTGGTATCTTGAAGTGTAAAATTCAAGGCATAAGACTTCTTGCCTTCAGGCAATTTATTCCCTTCATAAACGTCAAATAACTGCACTGATTTCAATAGCTTCTTTTCAGAATTAAATGCTATTTCTCTCAGTTCTTTAAAGCTTACCGCATGATCCACAAGAAGTGCAAAATCCCTACTTACTTCAGGGAATTTAGGAATCTGGTTTACTGGAGCATGTTTCTTAGAAACCAATTTTAAAACCTCACCCCAATAAATATTGGCAAAGTGTACCGTTACTTCTACCCCAAAATGTTTAGCTACCTTCTTTTTTACTACTCCTAAATCAGCAATTTTTGTCCCACTACTCAATGCAATTCCTTCACTTAAAAATTCTAATTTAGTGGGGTTTTCATTTACCGTATTGATCCCTAGTCGTTTCAAAATAGAAATCACAGCTCCTTTTAAATAAAAGAAATCGGCAGGCTGGGAAGCGCTATTCCAACTTTGATCACCTGTATTTCCAGCAGTGATGATACTTAGGTGTTTGTTTTCTGTAAACTGACGTTCTTGATATTGATGATAAGAGCTACCGAATTCAAATAATCTTAAATTCTCTTGTTTCCTATTTAAATTATGTGCTACTGCTTCAAGACCACCATAAATCAAGCTCTGTCGCATCACAGCAAGATCACTACTCAAGGGGTTCAACATACGTACTTCGTTTTTAGGCGAGATATGATCTGTCAGCGTATGATTCTTTTCTGATGTCAGACTATTGGCCATCATCTCTACAAAACCTTGCCCTACGAGTTGTTGCGCTACAATATTTTGTAATTTATTACTTTCTAATCTAGACGAGGTTGCAACGGTAGCATTCAGTTTAGAAGATCCTTTTATACGATCGTACCCATAAACCCTTAGAATCTCTTCAATCACATCTACCGGACGAGTCACATCATTTCTATAAGCAGGGATAGTGAGTCCTAAACCAGATTCAGTAACATTATTCACATTGATATCAAGCGTTCTTAAAATACTCTTGATTTCCTCACGAGGAATTTCTTGTCCTATCAAGGAGTCTACTTTTTCAAAAGGAAGAAATACTTGTTGGTCTTCAATTTTCTGAGGGTACACATCGGTAATATCA is a window of Nonlabens sp. MB-3u-79 DNA encoding:
- the ribH gene encoding 6,7-dimethyl-8-ribityllumazine synthase, with protein sequence MATVGKDLSHYDKESLPDASQMRIGIVVSEWNDDITENLFKGAQETLLDCGIDADRIFRMDVPGSFELIYGCKNMQYASYPVKNSKLRKGLDAIIAIGNVIRGETAHFDFVCQGVTNGIKDLNLNKSRVPVIFCVLTDDTHAQSVARSGGVHGNKGSEAAVASIKMAAIKQGL
- a CDS encoding tetratricopeptide repeat protein, translating into MATYNKRGYKPKSKPEKDDQDELFNDSDSTTAEVFSTLDEGASKTEKWLEKNQKFIIIVVALIAISAVGAWAYNQFVMKPKQIEAFSETTEANKYYDLALNSTGKEKDSLYNVALQGANGKYGLLQIAEEYKGTDAGNLATYQAGMAYLNIGGDQLQNAIDYLKAYEGGDSVLKSIAQAGIGDALVQAGQTGDAISYYMDAANTNQNEFSTPKYLLKAAQAAITTGDYSTAITALEQIEEKYPDAVEAKTAQVLLGQAQAASN
- the pheT gene encoding phenylalanine--tRNA ligase subunit beta; this encodes MKVSYNWIKQFINVPEALEDHTALLTSLGLEVEGVEKFESVKGGLEGIVVGHIESCEQHTNADKLKVTRVNIGTETLQIVCGAPNVAVGQKVPVATIGTTLYDDKGEAWKIKKGKIRGEESHGMICAEDELGLGISHAGIMVLDENLEVGTLLKDVFSIENDQVIEIGLTPNRSDAMSHMGVARDLRAGLAVKADAIEFITPSVSGFQVDNRSGRVDIEVENIELAPRYCGVTLTGIKIKESPEWIKNRLKAIGLVPKNNVVDVTNYVMHELGQPLHAFDLNKITGNKIIVKTLAKDTPFTTLDGVEHLLHEEDLMICDTEKPLCIAGVYGGENSGVTEGTTSIFLESAYFNPVSVRKTAKRHNFNTDASFRFERGIDPNITEYALKRAALLIQETAGGEISSDITDVYPQKIEDQQVFLPFEKVDSLIGQEIPREEIKSILRTLDINVNNVTESGLGLTIPAYRNDVTRPVDVIEEILRVYGYDRIKGSSKLNATVATSSRLESNKLQNIVAQQLVGQGFVEMMANSLTSEKNHTLTDHISPKNEVRMLNPLSSDLAVMRQSLIYGGLEAVAHNLNRKQENLRLFEFGSSYHQYQERQFTENKHLSIITAGNTGDQSWNSASQPADFFYLKGAVISILKRLGINTVNENPTKLEFLSEGIALSSGTKIADLGVVKKKVAKHFGVEVTVHFANIYWGEVLKLVSKKHAPVNQIPKFPEVSRDFALLVDHAVSFKELREIAFNSEKKLLKSVQLFDVYEGNKLPEGKKSYALNFTLQDTSKTLTDKQIDKTMNKIQQQLENQAGAVLR